The Acidimicrobiia bacterium genome has a segment encoding these proteins:
- a CDS encoding TetR/AcrR family transcriptional regulator — translation MNRARGAEVVLDRREQENGVLSISAWAAEQAASTRERRLLMQAAIDVMCEQPDKSPRVSDIVGRAGLSNNAFYRHFRGKDDLVLAILDDGRRTLLGYLDHLMGGEATGQSKVRRWIEGMMAQAVDHDAAARTRAVHVNAARVDGGVGDKGRRAEADLRALLQTALRQAGSADPALDAYVIWQAVVGSMTDFLVRQVEPSVEDIGHLASFCVAGLGVAHGT, via the coding sequence ATGAATCGTGCTCGGGGCGCCGAGGTCGTGCTGGACCGGCGAGAGCAGGAGAACGGGGTTCTGTCGATCTCGGCATGGGCGGCGGAGCAGGCGGCTTCGACGCGCGAGCGGCGGCTGCTCATGCAGGCGGCCATCGACGTGATGTGCGAGCAGCCCGACAAGAGCCCTCGGGTGAGCGACATCGTCGGGCGCGCCGGCCTCTCGAACAACGCGTTCTACCGGCACTTCCGCGGCAAGGACGACCTTGTGCTCGCGATCCTCGACGACGGCCGGCGCACCCTGCTTGGGTATCTCGACCATCTGATGGGGGGGGAGGCTACGGGGCAGAGCAAGGTGCGGCGCTGGATCGAGGGGATGATGGCACAGGCCGTCGACCACGACGCTGCCGCCCGCACACGCGCGGTGCACGTGAATGCGGCGCGCGTCGACGGTGGTGTGGGCGACAAAGGGCGCCGCGCCGAGGCCGACCTGCGCGCATTGCTCCAGACCGCGCTCCGCCAAGCGGGCAGCGCCGATCCCGCGCTCGACGCGTACGTGATCTGGCAGGCGGTCGTCGGCAGCATGACCGACTTCCTCGTGCGGCAGGTCGAGCCGTCGGTCGAGGACATCGGGCATCTCGCGTCTTTCTGCGTGGCCGGGCTCGGGGTAGCGCATGGAACGTGA
- a CDS encoding 2-oxoacid:acceptor oxidoreductase family protein: MEREVLVSGVGGQGIQLAAQTLARAAALEGREVTLFGVYGGSMRGGNTDSTVVIGDAPIEAAPIVSRAWSAIVMSLQFWEAGGRGTGMSRKLEPGGLVLLNSSLAADGGPDRDRYEVVDVPASEIASRAGRELGQSMVMLGAYAKVTGVVGVESLVEGMSQSLPAYRRQHIADNAAMIRAGHDLHDLRRVPFWETPVVERAR; the protein is encoded by the coding sequence ATGGAACGTGAGGTGCTCGTGAGCGGCGTCGGCGGTCAAGGGATACAGCTCGCGGCGCAGACCCTCGCACGGGCCGCCGCGCTCGAGGGCCGCGAGGTGACCCTCTTCGGCGTGTACGGCGGTTCGATGCGCGGCGGCAACACCGACTCCACCGTTGTCATCGGTGACGCGCCGATCGAAGCCGCGCCGATCGTCTCGCGGGCTTGGTCGGCGATCGTCATGAGCCTCCAGTTCTGGGAGGCGGGTGGGCGTGGCACGGGGATGTCGCGCAAGCTCGAACCGGGCGGGCTCGTATTGCTGAACTCGTCGCTCGCGGCGGACGGAGGCCCGGATCGTGACCGCTACGAGGTCGTCGACGTGCCGGCCAGCGAGATCGCGTCACGCGCCGGGCGCGAGCTCGGGCAGTCGATGGTCATGCTCGGTGCCTATGCCAAGGTCACCGGCGTCGTCGGTGTCGAGTCTCTGGTCGAGGGGATGTCGCAGTCGTTGCCGGCATACCGCCGTCAACACATCGCCGACAACGCGGCCATGATCCGCGCCGGTCACGACCTCCACGACCTGCGCCGCGTGCCGTTCTGGGAAACCCCAGTGGTGGAACGCGCGCGGTGA
- a CDS encoding AMP-binding protein, with translation MNTSGVAGAAAATPDKAALVWRDRRVSYGELDRRVNRLARALDALGVARDAPIVTTLGNRPEWVEVALASARLGARLVPASWRSTTDELDYLMRDSGAVLLVSDDNARADDIGPTLHVGEEYERALAEHTDVAIPGATSPDFVAVRVYTSGTTGRPKAIVRPTSAGPWTAGARPNTSLLQFWGLTDADEVNLTCLPLHHGAGHGYPLQALACGQTVVLMERFDPEALLALIEAERVTYMNMVPTQFVRIAALDPEVRERCNLSSIKRVLHGSAPCPIPAKQAMFDLFGPIIWETYGGMEGLATIASPEDWLSHPGTVGRAAAALGIEVVILDESGNEVPAGVPGLVHIRPPGGQRFEYAGSPESTASAWRGDLFTVGDIGYLDDEGFLFLIDRQKDVIITGGVNVYPAEVERVLTAHPSVSDAAVIGVPDEEWGESVLAIVVPATPVSADELIAHCHEQLTSHKCPRSIDFVDELLVDPLGKVRKRELRDRYWRATQRQI, from the coding sequence ATGAACACCAGCGGCGTCGCGGGCGCCGCCGCCGCCACGCCCGACAAGGCCGCGCTGGTGTGGCGTGATCGCCGTGTCAGCTACGGGGAACTCGATCGCCGCGTCAACCGGCTGGCGCGCGCGCTCGACGCCCTCGGCGTCGCGCGCGATGCACCGATCGTGACGACGCTCGGGAACCGTCCGGAGTGGGTGGAGGTCGCGCTGGCGAGCGCGCGGCTCGGCGCGCGGTTGGTGCCGGCTTCGTGGCGTTCGACCACCGACGAGCTCGACTACCTCATGCGCGACTCGGGTGCGGTGCTGCTCGTGAGCGACGACAACGCACGTGCCGACGACATCGGGCCGACACTCCACGTGGGAGAGGAGTACGAGCGCGCGCTCGCCGAGCACACCGACGTTGCGATCCCGGGCGCGACATCACCCGACTTCGTGGCGGTCCGCGTGTACACATCCGGCACGACGGGCCGACCCAAGGCCATCGTCCGCCCCACGAGCGCCGGACCATGGACGGCGGGCGCACGTCCGAACACGTCCTTGCTCCAGTTCTGGGGCCTGACCGATGCCGACGAGGTGAACCTTACGTGCCTCCCGCTGCACCACGGTGCGGGGCACGGCTACCCGCTGCAGGCTCTCGCGTGCGGGCAGACCGTCGTCCTCATGGAGCGATTCGACCCCGAAGCGCTCCTCGCACTCATCGAGGCCGAGCGCGTGACGTACATGAACATGGTGCCGACGCAGTTCGTTCGCATCGCCGCCCTCGATCCGGAGGTGCGCGAGCGCTGCAACCTTTCGTCGATCAAGCGGGTTCTCCACGGATCGGCACCGTGTCCCATACCTGCGAAGCAGGCGATGTTCGACCTGTTCGGCCCGATCATCTGGGAGACCTACGGCGGCATGGAGGGGCTGGCCACCATCGCGTCGCCGGAAGATTGGCTCTCGCACCCGGGCACCGTCGGGCGCGCGGCGGCCGCGCTCGGCATCGAGGTCGTGATCCTCGACGAGTCGGGCAACGAGGTGCCGGCGGGCGTGCCCGGGCTGGTGCACATCCGACCGCCGGGTGGTCAACGGTTCGAGTACGCGGGCTCGCCGGAGTCGACCGCGTCGGCGTGGCGCGGCGATCTGTTCACCGTCGGCGACATCGGCTACCTCGATGACGAAGGTTTCCTGTTCCTGATCGACCGCCAGAAGGACGTCATCATCACGGGCGGCGTCAACGTGTACCCCGCGGAGGTCGAGCGCGTCCTCACCGCGCACCCGAGCGTGTCCGACGCGGCGGTAATCGGCGTTCCCGACGAGGAGTGGGGCGAGTCGGTGCTCGCGATCGTCGTCCCCGCAACGCCGGTCTCCGCCGACGAGCTCATCGCGCACTGCCACGAGCAGCTCACGAGCCACAAGTGCCCGCGGTCGATCGACTTCGTCGACGAACTGCTCGTCGACCCGCTCGGCAAGGTGCGGAAGCGCGAGCTCCGTGACCGCTACTGGCGCGCAACACAACGACAGATCTGA
- a CDS encoding 4Fe-4S dicluster domain-containing protein, translated as MNVLTRGTVTIAVDRCKGCELCIPACPPDVLSMSEDLNQHGFRYPMLHPGCTGCQACQVVCPDWVFTVFRFHDPIDLDDGLQP; from the coding sequence GTGAACGTCCTCACGCGCGGGACCGTCACGATCGCGGTCGATCGGTGCAAGGGCTGCGAACTGTGCATCCCCGCGTGTCCTCCCGACGTGCTCTCGATGTCGGAGGATCTCAACCAGCACGGTTTCCGCTACCCGATGCTGCATCCCGGCTGCACGGGCTGCCAGGCCTGCCAGGTGGTGTGTCCCGACTGGGTGTTCACGGTGTTCCGCTTCCACGACCCGATCGACCTCGACGACGGGTTGCAACCATGA